From the genome of Zalophus californianus isolate mZalCal1 chromosome 6, mZalCal1.pri.v2, whole genome shotgun sequence, one region includes:
- the C6H15orf62 gene encoding uncharacterized protein C15orf62 homolog, mitochondrial — translation METWRKGSFRNASFFKRLSLGRPRRLRQQGSVLSQASTAGGDHEEYSNREVIRELRGRPDGRRLPLCGDEQPRATLLAPPKPPRLYRDSSSCPNILEPPPAYTAAYSATLPSALSLAATFHHYSEDNLLDTPPFQGTPAPDLSDPFFSFKVDLGISLLEEVLQMLREQFPSEPGF, via the coding sequence ATGGAGACCTGGCGGAAAGGCTCCTTCCGCAACGCCTCCTTCTTCAAGCGGCTGAGCCTAGGGCGGCCGAGGCGACTCCGGCAACAGGGCAGTGTGCTCAGCCAGGCAAGCACGGCTGGCGGGGACCACGAGGAATACAGCAACCGAGAGGTCATCCGGGAGTTGCGAGGGCGGCCGGATGGCCGGCGCCTGCCCCTGTGCGGGGACGAGCAGCCCCGGGCCACCCTGCTGGCCCCACCCAAGCCTCCCCGCCTCTACCGAGACAGCTCCAGCTGCCCCAACATCCTGGAGCCCCCTCCTGCCTACACCGCTGCCTACTCGGCCACGCTGCCCTCGGCGCTCTCCCTGGCGGCCACCTTCCACCACTACTCTGAGGACAACCTTCTGGACACTCCCCCTTTCCAGGGGACACCTGCTCCAGACCTGAGTGATCCCTTCTTCTCCTTCAAAGTAGACCTGGGGATTTCACTTCTTGAGGAAGTTCTACAGATGCTGAGGGAGCAATTTCCGAGTGAACCTGGCTTCTGA